In the Deinococcus ficus genome, one interval contains:
- a CDS encoding GNAT family N-acetyltransferase — protein sequence MTTLTDQHIKLRQATPADHAVIVDLLERTGLHTGSVTLEEGCTYWIADLDGVAGGCIGLEHGPGASLIRSTAVLPAARSRGLGRALVLSALTHASLRGDGTVYLFSSEAGDYWKRFGFEPATAAEIEAALPDTPQVRSGLTRGWIHDEQVWKHALFRPGVEGA from the coding sequence ATGACCACCCTGACTGACCAGCACATCAAACTCCGGCAGGCCACGCCCGCCGACCACGCCGTGATCGTGGACCTGCTCGAGCGCACCGGCCTGCACACCGGCAGCGTCACCCTGGAGGAGGGCTGCACCTACTGGATTGCCGACCTGGACGGCGTGGCGGGCGGCTGCATCGGCCTGGAGCACGGGCCGGGCGCGTCGCTGATCCGCTCCACGGCGGTGCTGCCGGCCGCCCGGTCCCGGGGCCTGGGGCGGGCGCTGGTGCTCTCGGCGCTCACGCACGCGTCCCTGCGCGGGGACGGCACGGTGTACCTGTTTTCCAGCGAGGCCGGCGACTACTGGAAACGCTTCGGGTTCGAGCCGGCCACCGCCGCGGAGATCGAGGCGGCCCTGCCGGACACCCCGCAGGTCCGCAGCGGCCTGACCCGCGGCTGGATTCACGACGAGCAGGTCTGGAAGCACGCCCTGTTCCGGCCCGGGGTTGAGGGCGCGTGA
- the carA gene encoding glutamine-hydrolyzing carbamoyl-phosphate synthase small subunit: MIRKERAILALEDGTVYRGYAFGHRGETVGEVVFNTSMTGYQEIMTDPSYNGQIVTITYPHVGNYGVAIYDMESNKPYVRGFISREFSGDYSNYRAQQSLEEFMQAHGVVSIQGIDTRALVRRLRTGGVVKGVIAHRSFTHPEDPYGEFTPAEELVYVQRARDHQDIDGHDMTREVTTPLPYAFPTLRHGKRVVLMDFGIKHTIIERLSEVGIEPIVVPAHTTPAQIMALQPHGLFLSNGPGDPAPLEYAHKTAWEMMGLLPTFGICLGHQILGLAAGGRTFKMKFGHRGGNQPVKNLLNGTVEITAQNHGYAVDIDSIPNGAFVPTHVNLNDGTLEGMAHSRYPVFSVQYHPEASPGPHDSRYLFDRFIEEIDAFDGGTGSPVQKALTGRLGV, translated from the coding sequence ATGATCAGGAAGGAACGCGCGATTCTGGCGCTGGAAGACGGCACGGTGTACCGGGGGTACGCCTTCGGGCACCGCGGGGAGACGGTCGGCGAGGTCGTGTTCAACACGAGCATGACCGGCTACCAGGAGATCATGACCGACCCCAGTTACAACGGGCAGATCGTGACCATCACGTACCCCCACGTCGGCAACTACGGTGTGGCGATCTACGACATGGAATCCAACAAGCCGTACGTGCGCGGGTTCATCTCCCGCGAGTTCAGCGGTGACTACTCCAACTACCGCGCCCAGCAGTCGCTGGAGGAGTTCATGCAGGCGCACGGCGTGGTGAGCATCCAGGGCATCGACACCCGCGCCCTGGTTCGCCGCCTGCGCACGGGCGGCGTGGTCAAGGGCGTGATCGCACACCGCAGCTTCACGCACCCGGAAGATCCGTACGGCGAGTTCACGCCCGCCGAGGAACTCGTGTACGTGCAGCGCGCCCGCGACCACCAGGACATCGACGGGCACGACATGACCCGAGAGGTCACCACGCCCCTGCCCTACGCCTTCCCGACCCTGCGGCACGGCAAGCGCGTCGTGCTGATGGACTTCGGCATCAAGCACACCATCATCGAGCGCCTCTCGGAAGTGGGCATCGAACCGATCGTGGTTCCGGCGCACACCACCCCCGCGCAGATCATGGCCCTGCAACCCCACGGCCTGTTCCTCAGCAACGGCCCCGGCGATCCCGCGCCGCTGGAGTACGCACACAAGACCGCCTGGGAGATGATGGGCCTGCTGCCCACCTTCGGCATCTGCCTGGGGCACCAGATCCTGGGCCTCGCGGCGGGCGGCCGGACCTTCAAGATGAAGTTCGGGCACCGCGGCGGCAACCAGCCGGTGAAGAACCTGCTCAACGGCACCGTGGAGATCACCGCGCAGAACCACGGGTACGCCGTGGACATCGACAGCATCCCCAACGGCGCGTTCGTGCCCACCCACGTGAACCTGAACGACGGCACGCTGGAAGGCATGGCGCACAGCCGCTACCCGGTGTTCTCCGTGCAGTACCACCCGGAAGCGAGCCCCGGCCCGCACGACAGCCGCTACCTGTTCGACCGCTTCATCGAGGAGATCGACGCGTTCGACGGCGGCACCGGCAGCCCGGTGCAGAAGGCCCTCACCGGCCGCCTCGGCGTGTAA
- the pth gene encoding aminoacyl-tRNA hydrolase codes for MKLVVGLGNPGTQYAQTRHNVGWLVVDELARRWGATWRKEKDAETAEVRVGPAPGAKVLLVKPQTFMNASGKAVQPLLAFYKLGGDDLLVVQDDLDSPFGLLKFRMGGRHGGQNGVRDIIRLLGHEAFPRLKVGINRPPAGWAVSDWVLSRWRPEEATILAELVRLGANAAEVWATAGLTEAQQGFNGTDLRPKPEPKPAPEPEMPPAEPHAPDAADI; via the coding sequence CTGAAACTGGTGGTGGGCCTGGGCAACCCGGGCACGCAGTACGCGCAGACCCGGCACAACGTCGGGTGGCTGGTCGTGGACGAACTCGCCCGCCGCTGGGGGGCCACCTGGCGCAAGGAGAAGGACGCCGAGACCGCCGAGGTCCGCGTGGGCCCCGCGCCGGGCGCGAAGGTGCTGCTCGTCAAGCCGCAGACGTTCATGAACGCGTCCGGGAAGGCCGTGCAGCCGCTCCTCGCCTTCTATAAGCTGGGCGGCGATGACCTGCTGGTCGTGCAGGACGACCTGGACAGTCCCTTCGGGCTGCTGAAGTTCCGCATGGGCGGCCGGCACGGCGGGCAGAACGGCGTGCGGGACATCATCCGCCTGCTGGGCCATGAGGCCTTCCCGCGCCTGAAGGTGGGCATCAACCGCCCCCCGGCCGGCTGGGCGGTGAGTGACTGGGTGCTCAGCCGCTGGCGGCCGGAGGAGGCGACCATCCTGGCGGAACTGGTGCGCCTCGGTGCGAATGCCGCGGAGGTCTGGGCCACGGCCGGCCTCACCGAAGCGCAGCAGGGCTTCAACGGCACGGACCTGCGCCCGAAACCCGAACCGAAACCGGCCCCTGAACCGGAAATGCCGCCGGCCGAGCCTCACGCACCGGACGCCGCCGACATCTGA
- a CDS encoding ABC1 kinase family protein, which translates to MMVEVGSLLLMLGGLLLVLLLVRAVVGRFIGLDIGSGRVLLALLFGALIGAVFQTEVRWEGPGTSPWWQFALLSVFTLLFLLISELLVPQGSVPPVMGWGAALRRTWVQSQRSAQIMRILMRRGLNPLSPGTRRAFLAGSRRQARDLRLALEESGVTFVKLGQVLSTRTDLLPPVYTQELAQLQQQVAPAPWPDVKAVLEDELGGPLETVFGRFEPVPLASASVAQVHRAELRSGHPVVVKVQRPGIQEVLAQDLEIAERLGHTLQTRTDWGRDMGAAQLAQSFADALREELDFTLEAQNLADMAAALRTHPEGSRMRVPAVEPSLSSSRVLVMEELRGRTLSDPALLAALSATDRRMLARRIFDSLLTQITVNGVFHGDPHPGNIMVLEDGTLALVDCGSVGRIDQGIQTALQKLILSVEYADTQGFMDALFETLGRPEGLNEVPLRRALGQFMMTQLRSEGPVDIGLFNELIRVITAHGLQVPGELATALRALGVIQGTLALLDPDFDLIAEARQIASRQLQEEFQPENLRRTLEQELVTVLPMLRRLPRHVDQIAQSLEDGRLSVQVRMFADPRDRVVVWQIMNQVLLTLLGTVLGIIAVLLVTSDEGPALTASFTLLQVIGYAAGLLSAILIFRVLVVIFKRDAE; encoded by the coding sequence ATGATGGTGGAGGTCGGGTCGCTGCTTCTGATGCTGGGCGGGCTGCTGCTCGTCCTGCTGCTCGTGCGCGCGGTGGTGGGGCGGTTCATCGGGCTGGACATCGGCTCCGGGCGGGTGCTGCTCGCGCTGCTGTTCGGCGCCCTGATCGGCGCGGTGTTTCAGACGGAGGTCCGCTGGGAAGGGCCGGGCACCAGCCCCTGGTGGCAGTTCGCGCTGCTCAGCGTGTTCACGCTGCTGTTCCTCCTGATTTCCGAACTGCTGGTTCCGCAGGGCAGCGTCCCGCCCGTCATGGGCTGGGGCGCGGCCCTCCGGCGCACCTGGGTGCAGTCGCAGCGCAGCGCGCAGATCATGCGCATCCTGATGCGCCGCGGCCTGAACCCCCTGAGCCCCGGCACGCGCCGGGCCTTCCTGGCCGGCTCCCGCCGGCAGGCGCGGGACCTGCGGCTGGCCCTGGAGGAATCCGGCGTGACCTTCGTGAAGCTGGGGCAGGTGCTGTCCACCCGCACCGACCTGCTGCCGCCCGTGTACACGCAGGAACTCGCGCAGCTGCAGCAGCAGGTGGCCCCCGCCCCCTGGCCGGACGTGAAGGCCGTGCTGGAGGACGAACTGGGCGGCCCGCTGGAGACCGTGTTCGGCCGCTTCGAGCCAGTGCCGCTGGCGTCCGCGTCGGTCGCGCAGGTGCACCGCGCGGAGTTGCGCAGCGGCCACCCGGTGGTCGTGAAGGTGCAGCGGCCCGGCATTCAGGAGGTCCTCGCGCAGGACCTGGAGATCGCCGAGCGGCTGGGCCACACCCTGCAGACCCGCACCGACTGGGGCCGGGACATGGGCGCCGCGCAGCTCGCGCAGAGTTTCGCCGATGCCCTGCGCGAGGAGCTGGATTTCACGCTGGAGGCGCAGAACCTCGCGGACATGGCCGCCGCGCTGCGCACCCACCCGGAGGGGTCCCGGATGCGTGTGCCGGCAGTGGAGCCCAGCCTGAGTTCCTCGCGGGTGCTGGTCATGGAGGAACTGCGCGGCCGGACCCTCAGCGACCCGGCGCTTCTCGCGGCCCTGAGTGCCACGGACCGCCGGATGCTGGCGCGCCGGATCTTCGACTCGCTGCTCACGCAGATCACCGTGAACGGCGTGTTCCACGGCGACCCCCACCCGGGGAACATCATGGTGCTGGAGGACGGCACGCTGGCCCTGGTGGACTGCGGCAGCGTGGGCCGCATCGATCAAGGCATCCAGACGGCGCTGCAGAAACTGATCCTGTCCGTGGAGTACGCCGACACGCAGGGCTTCATGGACGCCCTGTTCGAGACGCTGGGCCGCCCCGAGGGCCTGAACGAGGTCCCGCTGCGGCGCGCGCTGGGGCAGTTCATGATGACGCAGCTGCGCTCCGAGGGCCCGGTGGACATCGGGCTGTTCAACGAGCTGATCCGCGTGATCACCGCGCACGGCCTGCAGGTCCCCGGGGAGCTCGCCACCGCCCTGCGCGCCCTGGGCGTCATTCAGGGCACGCTGGCGCTGCTCGACCCGGACTTCGACCTGATCGCCGAGGCCCGCCAGATCGCCTCCCGGCAGCTCCAGGAGGAATTCCAGCCGGAGAACCTGCGCCGCACCCTGGAACAGGAACTCGTGACGGTCCTGCCCATGCTGCGCCGCCTGCCGCGCCACGTGGACCAGATCGCGCAGTCCCTGGAGGACGGCCGCCTGAGCGTGCAGGTCCGCATGTTCGCCGACCCGCGCGACCGGGTGGTGGTGTGGCAGATCATGAACCAGGTGCTGCTCACGCTGCTGGGCACGGTGCTGGGCATCATCGCGGTCCTGCTGGTCACCAGCGACGAGGGCCCCGCCCTGACCGCCAGCTTCACGCTGCTGCAGGTGATCGGCTACGCCGCCGGGCTGCTCAGCGCCATCCTGATCTTCCGGGTGCTGGTCGTGATCTTCAAACGCGACGCGGAATAA
- a CDS encoding DUF427 domain-containing protein — MSPQPVPTPPGPGQESVWAYPRPPRLERTPRRLEIWLGGVRIADTTGAYRVLETSHPPTYYLPRAAFLPGVLQPAAGRSVCEWKGPATYWTLEAGGQRAEAAGWSYETPSPPFQAIAGFVAVYAGRMDACRVDGVPVTPQPGGFYGGWITPDVVGPFKGEPGSMGW, encoded by the coding sequence GTGAGCCCCCAGCCGGTCCCCACGCCGCCCGGGCCCGGGCAGGAGAGCGTGTGGGCGTACCCACGCCCGCCCCGCCTGGAACGCACGCCCAGACGCCTGGAAATCTGGCTGGGCGGCGTGAGGATCGCCGACACGACGGGCGCGTACCGGGTGCTGGAGACCAGTCACCCGCCCACCTACTACCTGCCGCGGGCCGCCTTCCTGCCCGGCGTGCTGCAACCAGCGGCGGGCCGCAGCGTCTGCGAGTGGAAAGGGCCGGCCACCTACTGGACGCTGGAGGCCGGCGGGCAGCGCGCCGAGGCCGCCGGCTGGAGTTACGAGACCCCCTCCCCGCCCTTCCAGGCCATCGCGGGGTTCGTGGCGGTATACGCGGGGCGCATGGACGCCTGCCGCGTGGACGGCGTGCCCGTCACGCCGCAACCGGGCGGGTTCTACGGCGGGTGGATCACGCCGGACGTCGTCGGGCCGTTCAAGGGGGAGCCCGGAAGCATGGGCTGGTAG
- a CDS encoding diacylglycerol/lipid kinase family protein gives MTVECAVLRVSAGQATLIFNEQAGGSGVCQPADLLAAIEALGYTARHEPTANPEDLKRVLADAHGTVFVAGGDGTVRATAMELAGREGVILGLIPMGTANNIGRTLGVQGPPLDVLAGYAEADVRPFDLGRMTGPWGEDLFLEACGCGAFANVLAEYNPDDGKSPVRAVQALASTLGTFAPMDLALRVDDQPLPVQGLAVVEVMNTKATGPRLRLATHADATDGKLSLIRVNADDRDGALAYLSALARDDFETLPSVQADDVQRVQIPFIGQPFHVDGEVRTPEPGMAGTVTVEVWAGALRVLVPRGPERTVEAP, from the coding sequence ATGACGGTGGAGTGCGCAGTGCTGCGGGTCAGTGCCGGTCAGGCGACCCTGATTTTCAACGAGCAGGCCGGGGGCAGCGGGGTGTGCCAGCCGGCGGACCTGCTGGCGGCCATCGAGGCCCTGGGGTACACCGCGCGGCACGAACCCACCGCGAATCCTGAGGACCTCAAACGCGTGCTCGCCGACGCGCACGGCACGGTGTTCGTGGCCGGCGGGGACGGCACCGTACGCGCCACCGCCATGGAACTCGCCGGCCGGGAAGGCGTGATCCTGGGCCTGATTCCCATGGGCACCGCGAACAACATCGGCCGGACGCTGGGCGTGCAGGGCCCCCCGCTGGACGTCCTGGCCGGGTACGCCGAGGCCGACGTGCGGCCCTTCGACCTGGGCCGCATGACCGGCCCGTGGGGCGAGGACCTGTTCCTGGAAGCCTGCGGCTGCGGGGCGTTCGCCAACGTGCTCGCCGAGTACAACCCGGACGACGGCAAGAGCCCCGTGCGCGCCGTGCAGGCCCTGGCCAGCACCCTGGGCACCTTCGCGCCCATGGACCTCGCGCTGCGCGTGGACGACCAGCCCCTCCCGGTGCAGGGCCTCGCGGTCGTGGAGGTCATGAACACCAAGGCCACCGGGCCCCGCCTACGCCTGGCCACCCACGCAGACGCCACCGACGGCAAACTCAGCCTGATCCGCGTGAACGCCGACGACCGCGACGGCGCGCTCGCCTACCTCTCCGCCCTGGCCCGCGACGACTTCGAAACGCTGCCCAGCGTGCAGGCGGACGACGTGCAGCGCGTGCAGATCCCCTTCATCGGGCAGCCCTTCCACGTGGACGGCGAGGTCCGCACACCCGAACCGGGCATGGCCGGCACGGTCACCGTGGAGGTCTGGGCCGGCGCGCTGCGGGTCCTCGTGCCCCGCGGCCCGGAACGCACCGTGGAGGCCCCATGA
- a CDS encoding uracil-DNA glycosylase — protein MPDQPDLFGSTPARPKPLFPAGLPDDWKAALEPEFSAPYFHELKDFLVRERQEHTIFPPAPDVFNALRFTPLSDVKVLILGQDPYHRPGQAHGLSFSVRPGVTVPPSLRNIYKELTADLPGFTPPRHGYLKHWADQGVLLLNAVLTVREGQANSHQGKGWETFTDAVIRAVNAKPDRVVFVLWGAYARKKAKLITGPQHVIVESAHPSPLSEAKFFGSRPFSRVNAALEEAGQAPIDWQLPAQVQEDPGRS, from the coding sequence ATGCCCGACCAACCCGACCTGTTCGGCTCCACCCCCGCCCGCCCCAAGCCGCTGTTCCCGGCCGGCCTCCCGGACGACTGGAAGGCCGCCCTGGAACCCGAGTTCAGCGCGCCTTACTTTCACGAACTCAAGGACTTCCTGGTGCGTGAGCGACAGGAGCACACCATCTTCCCGCCGGCGCCGGACGTGTTCAACGCCCTGCGGTTCACGCCGCTGTCGGACGTGAAGGTGCTGATCCTGGGCCAGGACCCCTACCACCGGCCCGGGCAGGCGCACGGCCTGAGTTTCAGCGTACGGCCGGGCGTGACCGTGCCGCCCAGCCTGCGCAACATCTACAAGGAACTCACCGCGGACCTGCCCGGCTTCACCCCGCCCCGCCACGGGTACCTGAAGCACTGGGCGGACCAGGGGGTCCTGCTGCTGAACGCCGTGCTCACCGTGCGGGAGGGGCAGGCGAACAGCCACCAGGGGAAAGGCTGGGAGACCTTCACGGACGCCGTGATCCGCGCCGTGAACGCCAAGCCCGACCGGGTGGTGTTCGTGCTGTGGGGCGCGTACGCCCGCAAGAAGGCCAAACTGATCACCGGGCCGCAGCACGTGATCGTGGAGTCCGCGCACCCCAGTCCGCTCAGCGAGGCGAAGTTCTTCGGGTCCCGCCCCTTCAGCCGGGTGAACGCCGCGCTGGAAGAGGCCGGGCAGGCGCCCATCGACTGGCAGCTGCCCGCGCAGGTGCAGGAGGATCCCGGCCGCTCCTGA
- a CDS encoding DNA topoisomerase IB, translating to MPSRTELLAAEYLRREGHDPKAFRYFTPDGREYRNRAGLARIAALAVPPAYQDVYVSPDPDAELQAFGRDAAGRLQYRYHPDFVQAGALKKWQRLSRFAGVLPDLRAATTADLRSAGLPPRKVTALMTRLLHVARFRVGSDAYAQHNRTYGLSTLRQRHVVVEGSTVTFRFRGKHGISQHKATTDRTLAANISKLLELPGPWLFQAADDAAGGRRRVRAPELNTYLREVIGPFTAKDFRTWGGTLLAAEFLAEAGTADTERSAKRTLVECVKYVADDLGNTPAVTRGSYICPVIFDRYLDGKVLDDYEPRTARQEAALDGLTRSEAALKRMLDSERALRTRARKAA from the coding sequence ATGCCGTCCCGCACTGAACTGCTGGCCGCGGAGTACCTGCGCCGCGAGGGCCACGACCCGAAAGCCTTCCGGTACTTCACGCCGGACGGCCGGGAGTACCGCAACCGCGCGGGCCTGGCGCGCATCGCGGCGCTGGCCGTGCCGCCCGCTTACCAGGACGTGTACGTGTCACCCGACCCGGACGCGGAACTGCAGGCCTTCGGGCGGGACGCCGCAGGCCGGTTGCAGTACCGCTACCACCCGGATTTCGTGCAGGCCGGCGCGCTGAAGAAATGGCAGCGGCTCTCGCGGTTCGCCGGGGTGCTGCCGGACCTGCGGGCGGCTACCACGGCGGATCTCCGTTCGGCGGGCCTGCCCCCACGCAAGGTCACGGCCCTGATGACGCGGCTGCTGCACGTGGCCCGTTTCCGGGTGGGCAGCGACGCGTACGCCCAGCACAACCGCACGTACGGCCTGAGCACCCTGCGGCAGCGGCACGTGGTCGTGGAGGGCAGCACCGTCACGTTCCGGTTCCGGGGCAAGCACGGCATCTCGCAGCACAAGGCGACCACCGACCGCACGCTCGCCGCGAACATCTCGAAACTGCTGGAACTGCCGGGCCCGTGGCTGTTCCAGGCGGCGGACGACGCGGCCGGCGGGCGGCGCCGCGTGCGCGCCCCGGAGCTGAACACCTACCTGCGCGAGGTGATCGGGCCGTTCACCGCGAAGGACTTCCGCACCTGGGGCGGCACGCTGCTGGCCGCCGAGTTCCTCGCGGAGGCCGGCACCGCGGACACCGAGCGCAGCGCGAAGCGCACCCTGGTCGAGTGCGTGAAGTACGTGGCCGACGACCTGGGCAACACCCCGGCCGTCACGCGCGGCAGCTACATCTGCCCGGTGATCTTCGACCGGTACCTGGACGGCAAAGTCCTCGACGATTACGAGCCGCGCACCGCCCGGCAGGAAGCGGCCCTGGACGGCCTGACCCGCAGCGAGGCGGCCCTGAAACGCATGCTGGACAGCGAACGCGCCCTGCGGACCCGGGCCCGGAAGGCCGCGTGA
- a CDS encoding PHP-associated domain-containing protein, which translates to MRMDLHCHTEVSHDCRTAMRDIPGWMLRTNTRVLAITDHDQHRAGPELQRMVRDMGLDDRLSIIPGEEITTSEGELIGLFLQERIPPKLTPEETVREIRAQGGLVLLQHGFDPLKRYRLRPAATERIADQIDIVETFNSRLSRHHWNRVAAAWAKAHGNLPVCAGSDAHTLRDIGEAWVETPFRLVHRPADLLAALREGEVAGVWTHPVYAYGRKQWRTFNGQFRRD; encoded by the coding sequence ATGCGCATGGACCTGCACTGCCACACGGAAGTCAGTCACGACTGCCGCACCGCCATGCGCGACATCCCCGGCTGGATGCTGCGCACGAACACGCGCGTGCTCGCCATCACGGACCACGACCAGCACCGCGCCGGCCCCGAATTGCAGCGCATGGTGCGGGACATGGGCCTGGACGACCGGCTCAGCATCATTCCCGGCGAGGAAATCACCACCAGCGAGGGAGAACTGATCGGGCTGTTCCTCCAGGAGCGCATCCCACCCAAGCTCACGCCTGAGGAAACCGTCCGCGAAATCCGGGCCCAGGGCGGCCTGGTGCTCCTCCAGCACGGCTTCGATCCGCTGAAACGCTACCGGCTGCGCCCGGCAGCCACCGAGCGGATCGCCGACCAGATCGACATCGTGGAGACGTTCAACTCGCGCCTCTCCCGGCATCACTGGAACCGGGTGGCGGCCGCCTGGGCAAAAGCGCACGGCAACCTGCCGGTGTGCGCCGGCAGCGATGCTCATACCCTGCGCGACATCGGTGAGGCTTGGGTCGAAACGCCCTTCCGCCTTGTGCACAGACCCGCGGACCTGCTGGCCGCCCTGCGGGAGGGAGAGGTAGCGGGCGTGTGGACACACCCGGTGTACGCCTACGGCCGCAAGCAGTGGCGCACCTTCAACGGCCAGTTCCGCCGCGACTGA
- a CDS encoding phosphodiester glycosidase family protein encodes MTAAGMLYTVATVDPGRDKLRLYWKDRQGQPFRTFDAVQAEVARRGSAVLFATNSGIYAAGPRPLGLHVEQGRTLTALNNARSGGNFALLPNGVFWIQGTRAGVTETGAYRRLNLTPTYATQSGPLLVQAGRLHPAFNKGSTSFKLRSGVGVCRDGRVRFAVSAGPVNFYAFALFFRDTLKCPDALYLDGSISAYATPGRNTQLAEFAGIWAVVR; translated from the coding sequence ATGACGGCCGCCGGCATGCTCTATACGGTCGCCACGGTGGACCCGGGTCGGGACAAGCTGCGGCTGTACTGGAAGGACCGGCAGGGTCAGCCGTTCCGCACTTTCGACGCTGTGCAGGCCGAGGTCGCCCGTCGGGGCAGCGCGGTCCTGTTCGCAACGAACAGCGGGATCTATGCGGCCGGTCCCCGTCCGCTGGGCCTGCATGTGGAGCAGGGACGAACGCTGACGGCCCTCAACAACGCGCGGTCTGGGGGCAATTTCGCCCTGCTGCCCAACGGGGTGTTCTGGATTCAGGGCACCCGGGCGGGCGTAACCGAGACCGGAGCCTACCGCCGCCTGAACCTCACGCCCACCTACGCCACGCAGTCCGGCCCGCTGCTGGTTCAGGCGGGCCGGCTGCACCCGGCGTTTAACAAGGGCAGTACGAGTTTCAAGTTGCGCAGCGGCGTGGGCGTGTGCCGGGACGGCCGGGTGCGGTTCGCGGTCAGTGCCGGTCCGGTGAACTTCTACGCCTTCGCGCTGTTCTTCCGGGACACGCTGAAGTGCCCGGACGCCCTGTACCTGGACGGCAGCATCAGCGCGTACGCCACCCCGGGCCGCAACACGCAGCTCGCGGAGTTCGCCGGCATCTGGGCCGTGGTGCGGTAA
- a CDS encoding N-acetyltransferase, translated as MTFLSLDSIAIPDVHPDAPLVTRKAKLSDIDAIHELIGYWASRGQMLVRSKPLLAETIRDFHLVLAEGHEGRPGGLVGVCGLHMLAPDIAEVRGLAVHPNMQGRGLGRQLVLSCEAEARAIDLPTLFAWTYQQTFFERCGFTRIEKTNLHPKVWSECQRCAFFENCNEIAMLKSLRG; from the coding sequence GTGACCTTCCTGAGCCTGGATTCCATCGCCATTCCTGACGTTCACCCGGACGCGCCGCTGGTGACGCGCAAGGCGAAACTCTCGGACATCGACGCCATTCACGAACTGATCGGGTACTGGGCCAGCCGCGGGCAGATGCTGGTGCGCAGCAAGCCGCTGCTGGCCGAGACCATCCGCGACTTTCACCTGGTTCTGGCCGAGGGGCACGAGGGTCGCCCGGGCGGGCTGGTGGGCGTGTGCGGCCTGCACATGCTCGCGCCGGACATCGCGGAGGTGCGGGGGCTGGCCGTGCACCCGAACATGCAGGGCCGCGGCCTGGGCAGGCAGCTCGTGCTGAGCTGCGAGGCGGAGGCGCGGGCCATCGACCTGCCCACCCTGTTCGCTTGGACGTACCAGCAGACCTTCTTCGAACGCTGCGGGTTCACGCGCATCGAGAAGACGAACCTGCACCCGAAGGTCTGGAGCGAGTGCCAGCGCTGCGCCTTCTTCGAGAACTGCAACGAGATCGCCATGCTCAAGTCCCTGCGGGGCTGA